A genomic stretch from Frigoribacterium sp. PvP032 includes:
- a CDS encoding globin, translated as MGRDDAQGNFWQQIGGRATFERLVRRFYVGVQTDDVLWPMYPEGDLEGAIQRLAGFLEQYWGGPTTYSDERGHPRLRMRHMPFTITPEARDRWLHHMRTAVDELELSPLHDATLWAYLDRAAHAMVNAPGA; from the coding sequence ATGGGCCGCGACGACGCCCAGGGCAACTTCTGGCAGCAGATCGGCGGGCGAGCGACCTTCGAGCGACTCGTCCGTCGCTTCTACGTGGGCGTCCAGACCGACGACGTGCTCTGGCCGATGTACCCGGAGGGCGACCTCGAGGGCGCGATCCAGCGTCTCGCCGGGTTCCTCGAGCAGTACTGGGGCGGCCCGACCACCTACAGCGACGAGCGTGGCCACCCGCGGCTGCGGATGCGGCACATGCCGTTCACGATCACGCCGGAGGCGCGGGACAGGTGGCTGCACCACATGCGCACCGCAGTCGACGAGCTCGAGCTCTCGCCCCTCCACGACGCGACGCTGTGGGCCTACCTCGACCGGGCGGCCCACGCCATGGTCAACGCGCCCGGCGCTTGA
- a CDS encoding thioredoxin family protein — protein sequence MKLELYTCAFCAPCHAARAVVAEAQALVPALAVDEADVAARPDQAEARGITSTPTMVVLTDGGTEVFRAAGAPRLDQVLSALALAV from the coding sequence ATGAAGCTCGAGCTGTACACGTGCGCGTTCTGCGCCCCCTGCCACGCGGCCCGCGCCGTCGTGGCCGAGGCGCAGGCCCTCGTCCCTGCCCTGGCGGTCGACGAGGCGGACGTCGCCGCGCGCCCCGACCAGGCGGAGGCCCGAGGCATCACGAGCACGCCGACCATGGTCGTCCTGACGGACGGCGGCACCGAGGTGTTCCGTGCGGCGGGCGCACCGCGGCTCGACCAGGTGCTGAGCGCGCTGGCCCTCGCGGTCTGA
- a CDS encoding methyltransferase yields MSDHTSTSSTTSTNAAGESSGQTWVAVGPAGTVGSIGRTGDGFAVRLAGRSGQSGEYPTLAVAKSALFAALGPGAEYPEFHEH; encoded by the coding sequence ATGAGCGACCACACCAGCACGAGCAGCACGACCAGCACGAACGCCGCCGGGGAGTCCTCCGGCCAGACCTGGGTCGCCGTGGGCCCGGCCGGGACGGTGGGGTCGATCGGGCGCACGGGCGACGGCTTCGCCGTCCGGCTCGCCGGTCGGTCAGGGCAGAGCGGCGAGTACCCGACCCTGGCCGTGGCGAAGAGCGCGCTCTTCGCCGCCCTCGGCCCTGGTGCCGAGTACCCGGAGTTCCACGAGCACTGA
- the ettA gene encoding energy-dependent translational throttle protein EttA, translating to MAEYIYSMVRARKAVGDKLILDDVTMSFIPGAKIGVVGPNGAGKSTILKIMAGLDTPSNGEAKLSPGYTVGILMQEPELDETKTVLENVQEGVGPIKQKLDRFNEVSAAMAEPDADFDALLAEMGTLQEDIDAADAWDLDSQLEQAMSALRTPPGDSEVANLSGGEKRRVALCKLLLQKPDLLLLDEPTNHLDAESVLWLEQHLSKYPGAVLAVTHDRYFLDHVAEWIAEVDRGRLYPYEGNYSTYLEKKGERLQVQGKKDAKLAKRLSSELEWVRSNAKGRQAKSKARLARYEEMATEAERTRVLDFEEIVIPVGPRLGSQVIDAKKLRKQFGERVLIDDLTFTLPRNGIVGVIGPNGVGKTTLFKTIVGLEPLDGGDLRVGETVDISYVDQSRGGIDPNKNLWEVVSEGHDYIQVGKTEIPSRAYVSQFGFKGPDQQKKAGVLSGGERNRLNLALTLKQGGNLLLLDEPTNDLDVETLGSLENALLEFPGCAVVITHDRWFLDRIATHILSWEGLNDDGTPNWYWFEGNFESYEENKVERLGADAAKPSSATYRKLTRD from the coding sequence ATGGCCGAATACATCTACTCCATGGTCCGTGCCCGCAAGGCGGTCGGCGACAAGCTGATCCTCGACGACGTGACCATGTCGTTCATCCCCGGCGCCAAGATCGGCGTCGTCGGCCCCAACGGAGCCGGCAAGTCCACGATCCTCAAGATCATGGCCGGGCTCGACACCCCCAGCAACGGCGAGGCGAAGCTCTCGCCCGGCTACACCGTCGGCATCCTCATGCAAGAGCCCGAGCTCGACGAGACGAAGACCGTCCTCGAGAACGTGCAGGAGGGCGTCGGCCCGATCAAGCAGAAGCTCGACCGCTTCAACGAGGTGTCGGCCGCGATGGCCGAGCCCGACGCGGACTTCGACGCGCTGCTCGCCGAGATGGGCACCCTGCAGGAGGACATCGACGCCGCCGACGCGTGGGATCTCGACTCGCAGCTCGAGCAGGCGATGTCGGCCCTGCGGACGCCCCCGGGCGACTCCGAGGTCGCGAACCTGTCGGGCGGCGAGAAGCGCCGCGTCGCGCTCTGCAAGCTCCTGCTGCAGAAGCCCGACCTGCTGCTCCTCGACGAGCCCACCAACCACCTCGACGCCGAGAGCGTGCTCTGGCTCGAGCAGCACCTCAGCAAGTACCCCGGCGCCGTCCTCGCCGTGACGCACGACCGGTACTTCCTCGACCACGTCGCCGAGTGGATCGCCGAGGTCGACCGCGGTCGCCTCTACCCCTACGAGGGCAACTACTCGACGTACCTCGAGAAGAAGGGCGAGCGCCTGCAGGTCCAGGGCAAGAAGGACGCGAAGCTCGCCAAGCGCCTCTCCTCCGAGCTCGAGTGGGTCCGCAGCAACGCGAAGGGCCGCCAGGCCAAGTCGAAGGCGCGCCTCGCCCGCTACGAGGAGATGGCGACCGAGGCCGAGCGCACGAGGGTCCTCGACTTCGAGGAGATCGTGATCCCGGTCGGGCCGCGCCTCGGCTCGCAGGTCATCGACGCGAAGAAGCTCCGCAAGCAGTTCGGCGAGCGCGTGCTGATCGACGACCTCACCTTCACGCTGCCCCGCAACGGCATCGTCGGCGTCATCGGCCCGAACGGCGTCGGCAAGACCACGCTCTTCAAGACGATCGTCGGCCTCGAGCCGCTCGACGGCGGCGACCTCCGGGTCGGCGAGACGGTCGACATCTCGTACGTCGACCAGAGCCGCGGCGGCATCGACCCGAACAAGAACCTGTGGGAGGTGGTGTCCGAGGGGCACGACTACATCCAGGTCGGCAAGACGGAGATCCCCTCGCGGGCCTACGTCTCGCAGTTCGGCTTCAAGGGCCCCGACCAGCAGAAGAAGGCCGGCGTGCTCTCCGGTGGTGAGCGCAACCGCCTGAACCTGGCGCTGACCCTCAAGCAGGGCGGCAACCTCCTGCTGCTCGACGAGCCCACCAACGACCTCGACGTCGAGACGCTGGGCAGCCTCGAGAACGCGCTGCTCGAGTTCCCCGGCTGCGCCGTGGTCATCACCCACGACCGGTGGTTCCTCGACCGGATCGCCACGCACATCCTCTCGTGGGAGGGCCTGAACGACGACGGCACCCCCAACTGGTACTGGTTCGAGGGCAACTTCGAGTCCTACGAGGAGAACAAGGTCGAGCGCCTGGGCGCGGACGCGGCGAAGCCCAGCTCCGCGACGTACCGCAAGCTGACGCGCGACTGA
- the pepN gene encoding aminopeptidase N — MPGENLTRLEAQERKSVVDVQSYEIELDLTRGAEVFGSSTTVRFTATPGASTFIDALTRTVHSATLNGTALDVAAVNDGVRIQLDDLAAENVLEVVADAEYTNTGEGLHRFVDPVDDEVYLYSQFEVPDSRRVFAVFEQPDLKATFQFTVTAPSRWQVVSNQPTPEPAVDGEVATWAFSPTPVLSSYITAIVAGPYDVVRSELTSSDGRTIPLGIFTRRSLTEFLDADYVFEKTRQGFAYYEEKFRYPYPFDKYDQLFVPEFNAGAMENAGAVTFVETYVFRSKVTDAIKERRVVTILHELAHMWFGDLVTMKWWNDLWLNESFAEWASTISTAEATEWTEAWTTFQAMEKSWAYRQDQLPSTHPVVATINDLEDVQVNFDGITYAKGGSVLKQLVAWVGIDAFYAGVAAYFQKHHHSNTELRDLLVELEATSGRELTSWSEKWLETAGVNTLRPEIETDADGVITSFALLQEAPADYPTIRPHRLAVGLYDFDGDALVRTHRVEIDVDGTRTDVPELVGQRRGALVLTNDDDLAYAKIRLDEQSLATAIEHLSAISDPLARALVWGSVWDATRDAETSPSDYVRLVLSNIASETESTTIRTTLTQLVQAARSYVAPSRRAEVLAEVGDRLLELAKEAEAGSDAQFQFVKFLAAAVSTPAHAEALRALHDGSLALDGLEVDTDLRWELLEGLVLVGAADEAEIDAALEADNTANGAQAAARARAAIPTAEGKLAAFASVVDSAEQPNAIVRATAQGFQHTNDPAVLRPVVERYFSSLTGIWESRSYHIADTLVSGLYPAGLADQQLVETTRAWLDANPDVPALRRIVIESLSGVERALRVQAVDAR, encoded by the coding sequence GTGCCCGGAGAGAACCTGACCCGACTCGAGGCGCAGGAGCGCAAGAGCGTCGTCGACGTGCAGTCGTACGAGATCGAGCTCGACCTGACCCGCGGGGCCGAGGTCTTCGGCAGCTCGACGACGGTCCGCTTCACCGCGACGCCCGGTGCCTCGACGTTCATCGACGCGCTCACGCGCACGGTGCACTCGGCCACGCTGAACGGCACGGCGCTCGACGTCGCCGCGGTGAACGACGGCGTGCGCATCCAGCTCGACGACCTGGCCGCCGAGAACGTGCTCGAGGTCGTCGCCGACGCCGAGTACACGAACACCGGCGAGGGCCTGCACCGCTTCGTCGACCCGGTCGACGACGAGGTCTACCTCTACTCGCAGTTCGAGGTGCCCGACAGCCGCCGCGTCTTCGCGGTCTTCGAGCAGCCCGACCTCAAGGCGACGTTCCAGTTCACCGTGACCGCCCCCTCCCGCTGGCAGGTCGTCTCGAACCAGCCGACGCCCGAGCCCGCGGTCGACGGCGAGGTCGCCACCTGGGCGTTCTCGCCCACCCCGGTGCTCTCGAGCTACATCACGGCGATCGTCGCCGGCCCCTACGACGTCGTGCGCAGCGAGCTCACGAGCTCGGACGGCCGCACGATCCCCCTCGGCATCTTCACGCGTCGCTCGCTCACCGAGTTCCTCGACGCCGACTACGTCTTCGAGAAGACGCGTCAGGGCTTCGCGTACTACGAGGAGAAGTTCCGCTACCCGTACCCGTTCGACAAGTACGACCAGCTCTTCGTGCCCGAGTTCAACGCCGGCGCGATGGAGAACGCGGGCGCCGTCACCTTCGTCGAGACCTACGTGTTCCGCAGCAAGGTGACCGACGCCATCAAGGAGCGCCGGGTCGTCACGATCCTGCACGAGCTCGCCCACATGTGGTTCGGCGACCTCGTCACCATGAAGTGGTGGAACGACCTCTGGCTGAACGAGTCGTTCGCCGAGTGGGCGTCGACCATCTCGACGGCCGAGGCCACCGAGTGGACCGAGGCGTGGACGACGTTCCAGGCGATGGAGAAGAGCTGGGCCTACCGCCAGGACCAGCTCCCGTCGACGCACCCCGTCGTCGCGACGATCAACGACCTCGAGGACGTCCAGGTCAACTTCGACGGCATCACCTACGCCAAGGGCGGCTCGGTGCTGAAGCAGCTCGTCGCCTGGGTCGGAATCGACGCCTTCTACGCCGGCGTCGCCGCGTACTTCCAGAAGCACCACCACTCCAACACCGAGCTCCGCGACCTCCTCGTCGAGCTCGAGGCCACCTCGGGGCGCGAGCTCACGAGCTGGAGCGAGAAGTGGCTCGAGACCGCCGGCGTCAACACGCTGCGTCCCGAGATCGAGACGGACGCCGACGGCGTCATCACCTCGTTCGCCCTCCTGCAGGAGGCGCCGGCCGACTACCCGACGATCCGTCCGCACCGCCTCGCGGTCGGCCTCTACGACTTCGACGGCGACGCCCTGGTGCGGACGCACCGGGTCGAGATCGACGTCGACGGCACCCGCACCGACGTGCCCGAGCTCGTCGGCCAGCGCCGCGGAGCCCTCGTGCTCACCAACGACGACGACCTCGCCTACGCGAAGATCCGCCTCGACGAGCAGTCGCTCGCCACCGCGATCGAGCACCTGTCGGCGATCTCCGACCCGCTGGCCCGTGCCCTGGTGTGGGGCTCGGTCTGGGACGCGACGCGCGACGCCGAGACCTCGCCCTCCGACTACGTGCGCCTCGTGCTGTCGAACATCGCGAGCGAGACCGAGTCGACCACGATCCGCACGACGCTCACGCAGCTGGTGCAGGCCGCGCGCAGCTACGTCGCGCCGTCTCGCCGGGCCGAGGTGCTCGCCGAGGTCGGCGACCGCCTCCTCGAGCTGGCGAAGGAGGCGGAGGCCGGGTCGGACGCACAGTTCCAGTTCGTGAAGTTCCTCGCCGCCGCAGTGTCGACCCCGGCGCACGCCGAGGCGCTCCGCGCCCTGCACGACGGCTCGCTGGCTCTCGACGGGCTCGAGGTCGACACCGACCTGCGCTGGGAGCTGCTCGAGGGCCTCGTGCTCGTCGGCGCCGCCGACGAGGCCGAGATCGACGCAGCACTCGAGGCGGACAACACCGCCAACGGCGCGCAGGCAGCCGCTCGGGCCCGCGCCGCGATCCCCACGGCCGAGGGCAAGCTCGCCGCCTTCGCGTCGGTCGTCGACAGCGCCGAGCAGCCGAACGCCATCGTGCGCGCGACCGCCCAGGGCTTCCAGCACACGAACGACCCTGCCGTGCTGCGGCCCGTGGTCGAGCGCTACTTCTCGTCGCTCACGGGCATCTGGGAGTCACGCAGCTACCACATCGCCGACACGCTCGTCTCGGGGCTCTACCCGGCCGGGCTCGCCGACCAGCAGCTGGTCGAGACGACGCGCGCCTGGCTCGACGCGAACCCCGACGTGCCGGCGCTCCGGCGCATCGTGATCGAGAGCCTCTCCGGCGTCGAGCGCGCCCTCCGCGTGCAGGCGGTCGACGCGCGCTAG
- a CDS encoding acyl-CoA thioesterase II — translation MSADPLQNLLATLDLAPAGIVGGQDVFTGTSQPEPLGRVFGGQVMAQALVAAQRTIVGDRPVHSLHGYFLRPGDLTIPITFTVDRIHDGRSFATRRTQASQDGLPIFSMIASFQTPDDGLEHQVAMPEGLPEPEDVPSDAELLGAVDHPIAQAWAADRAFDMRHVPSPVYFSVEGARVEHQAVWLRATGALPDDPDLHRASLLYASDYTLLEPIYRRHGVPLVTPGLKVASLDHAMWWHRPARVDEWLLYVQESPTAVGGRGLSLGRIYDRSGTLVASVAQEGMVRVPRS, via the coding sequence ATGAGCGCCGATCCCCTGCAGAACCTGCTCGCCACCCTCGACCTCGCGCCGGCCGGCATCGTCGGCGGACAGGACGTCTTCACCGGCACGTCGCAGCCCGAGCCGCTCGGCCGGGTCTTCGGCGGCCAGGTCATGGCGCAGGCGCTCGTCGCCGCCCAGCGGACCATCGTGGGCGACCGCCCGGTCCACTCGCTGCACGGGTACTTCCTCCGCCCTGGCGACCTCACGATCCCCATCACGTTCACGGTGGACCGCATCCACGACGGTCGTTCCTTCGCCACCCGCCGTACTCAGGCGTCGCAGGACGGCCTGCCGATCTTCTCCATGATCGCGTCGTTCCAGACCCCGGACGACGGCCTCGAGCACCAGGTCGCGATGCCCGAGGGGCTGCCCGAGCCGGAGGACGTGCCGAGCGACGCCGAGCTGCTCGGCGCCGTCGACCACCCGATCGCCCAGGCCTGGGCGGCCGACCGCGCCTTCGACATGCGCCACGTGCCGTCCCCGGTCTACTTCAGCGTCGAGGGCGCCAGGGTCGAGCACCAGGCCGTGTGGCTGCGGGCTACGGGCGCCCTGCCCGACGACCCCGACCTGCACCGCGCCTCCCTGCTGTACGCCAGCGACTACACGCTGCTCGAGCCGATCTACCGCCGCCACGGCGTGCCGCTCGTGACGCCGGGGCTCAAGGTCGCGAGCCTCGACCACGCGATGTGGTGGCACCGTCCGGCACGCGTCGACGAGTGGCTGCTCTACGTGCAGGAGTCCCCGACCGCCGTCGGCGGGCGCGGGCTGTCGCTCGGCCGGATCTACGACCGCTCGGGCACCCTCGTCGCGAGCGTCGCCCAGGAGGGGATGGTGCGGGTCCCCCGCTCCTGA
- a CDS encoding aldo/keto reductase codes for MRSPFTPYVADDERYSKLDYVRTGRSGLKLPRISLGLWNNFGTDRALETQRDIVLRAFDRGVTHFDLANNYGPPYGSAEEQFGRIHAANLVPYRDELVISTKAGYDMRPGPYGDGGSRKYLLNSLEASLERTGLDYVDVFYSHRPDPETPIEETMGALATAVHQGKALYAGISNYGPEQTQAAIDALADEGVPLLIHQPRYNMFDRAPEKGLFDTLLENGVGSIVFSPLAGGLLTNRYLSGKAPAGSRAAEGRWFTEDALDETYLERVRGLNEIAEARGQSLAQLALTWVLRQPAVTSALIGASSVAQLDDSLDALHGSALSDDEVAAIEPFAVDGTDR; via the coding sequence ATGAGATCACCCTTCACTCCCTACGTCGCCGACGACGAGCGGTACTCGAAGCTGGACTACGTCCGCACCGGGCGCAGCGGCCTCAAGCTGCCCCGCATCTCCCTCGGCCTCTGGAACAACTTCGGCACCGACCGCGCCCTCGAGACGCAGCGCGACATCGTGCTGCGCGCCTTCGACCGCGGCGTCACCCACTTCGACCTCGCGAACAACTACGGGCCGCCCTACGGCTCGGCGGAGGAGCAGTTCGGCCGCATCCACGCCGCGAACCTCGTGCCCTACCGCGACGAGCTCGTGATCTCCACCAAGGCCGGCTACGACATGCGCCCCGGGCCCTACGGCGACGGCGGCTCGCGCAAGTACCTGCTGAACTCGCTCGAGGCCAGCCTCGAGCGCACCGGACTCGACTACGTCGACGTCTTCTACTCGCACCGCCCCGACCCCGAGACGCCGATCGAGGAGACGATGGGCGCGCTCGCCACGGCCGTGCATCAGGGCAAGGCGCTCTACGCGGGCATCTCGAACTACGGCCCCGAGCAGACGCAGGCGGCGATCGACGCCCTCGCCGACGAGGGCGTGCCGCTGCTCATCCACCAGCCGCGCTACAACATGTTCGACCGGGCGCCCGAGAAGGGGCTCTTCGACACCCTGCTCGAGAACGGCGTCGGCTCCATCGTCTTCTCGCCGCTCGCCGGCGGCCTGCTGACGAACCGGTACCTGTCGGGCAAGGCCCCTGCCGGGTCGCGTGCCGCCGAGGGCCGCTGGTTCACCGAGGACGCCCTGGACGAGACCTACCTCGAGCGCGTCCGCGGGCTGAACGAGATCGCGGAGGCGCGGGGCCAGTCCCTCGCACAGCTCGCCCTCACCTGGGTGCTGCGCCAGCCCGCCGTGACGAGCGCGCTCATCGGCGCGTCGTCGGTCGCGCAGCTCGACGACAGCCTCGACGCCCTGCACGGGTCGGCGCTGAGCGACGACGAGGTCGCGGCGATCGAGCCGTTCGCGGTGGACGGCACCGACCGCTGA
- a CDS encoding MarR family winged helix-turn-helix transcriptional regulator produces the protein MTSQPTDILENLLTSTHRLTRIAAQETGRTTSPAVWRTLSILTTDGSMRVGDLARTSRVSQPTMTKLIHGLADDELVRRIADVDDSRAWLIAITPKGTEALAEWKGQLATALGHLFDDLDDDEWRVLDHAAQLLSTRVASEAVSA, from the coding sequence ATGACTTCACAGCCGACCGACATCCTGGAGAACCTCCTGACGTCGACCCATCGCCTGACGCGGATCGCCGCGCAGGAGACCGGCCGCACGACCTCGCCCGCCGTCTGGCGCACGCTCTCGATCCTCACGACCGACGGCTCGATGCGCGTCGGCGACCTCGCCAGGACGAGCCGCGTCAGCCAGCCGACGATGACCAAGCTCATCCACGGCCTGGCCGACGACGAGCTCGTCCGCCGCATCGCCGACGTCGACGACTCCCGCGCCTGGCTCATCGCCATCACCCCCAAGGGCACGGAGGCGCTGGCCGAGTGGAAGGGCCAGCTCGCGACCGCGCTCGGCCACCTCTTCGACGACCTCGACGACGACGAGTGGCGCGTGCTCGACCACGCCGCCCAGCTGCTCAGCACCCGCGTCGCGTCCGAGGCGGTGTCCGCGTGA
- a CDS encoding thioesterase family protein, with protein MTRLHVPTRVRWSDLDAYRHVNNASMLRLLEEARIDAFWVSDGTVGETSGAAVLDGRPDAATMTLIARQELEYLVPVPYLRAPLDVQIWIGRLGGASLEVCYEVWSPAAVEPAVLYTRASTSIVLVDTASGTPRRITDDERAAWTPFVEEPLTFRRR; from the coding sequence ATGACCCGCCTGCACGTGCCGACGAGGGTCCGCTGGAGCGACCTGGACGCCTACCGGCACGTGAACAACGCGTCGATGCTGCGCCTCCTCGAGGAGGCGCGCATCGACGCGTTCTGGGTCTCGGACGGCACCGTCGGCGAGACCTCGGGCGCGGCCGTGCTCGACGGCCGGCCGGACGCCGCGACGATGACGCTCATCGCCCGTCAGGAGCTCGAGTACCTCGTGCCCGTGCCGTACCTGCGGGCGCCGCTCGACGTGCAGATCTGGATCGGCCGTCTCGGGGGCGCCAGCCTCGAGGTCTGCTACGAGGTCTGGTCGCCCGCGGCGGTCGAGCCGGCCGTGCTCTACACGAGGGCGTCGACCTCGATCGTCCTCGTCGACACGGCCTCCGGCACGCCACGGCGGATCACCGACGACGAGCGAGCCGCCTGGACGCCGTTCGTCGAGGAGCCCCTGACGTTCCGACGTCGCTAG
- the msrA gene encoding peptide-methionine (S)-S-oxide reductase MsrA has translation MTTFVLAGGCFWCLDAVFRTLDGVSAVVSGYTGGRTEHPSYDDVCTGTTGHAEAVAVTFDPEVLPTDVVLDVFFTLHDPRQLDRQGADVGTQYRSAMFAADDEQVQLFEAARDRASETWGGGVVTTIERLGPWHEAEPEHQDFFEKNPGQGYCTAVALPKVTKVRKSFARWVLAT, from the coding sequence ATGACCACGTTCGTGCTCGCCGGCGGCTGCTTCTGGTGCCTCGACGCGGTCTTCCGCACGCTCGACGGGGTCTCGGCGGTCGTGTCCGGCTACACCGGCGGCCGAACGGAGCACCCGTCGTACGACGACGTCTGCACGGGGACGACCGGGCACGCCGAGGCCGTCGCGGTGACGTTCGATCCCGAGGTCCTCCCGACGGACGTCGTGCTCGACGTGTTCTTCACGCTGCACGACCCGAGGCAGCTCGACCGGCAGGGCGCCGACGTCGGCACGCAGTACCGGTCGGCGATGTTCGCGGCCGACGACGAGCAGGTCCAGCTGTTCGAGGCGGCCCGCGACCGTGCCTCCGAGACGTGGGGCGGAGGCGTCGTCACGACGATCGAGCGGCTCGGTCCGTGGCACGAGGCCGAGCCCGAGCACCAGGACTTCTTCGAGAAGAACCCGGGCCAGGGGTACTGCACCGCGGTCGCCCTGCCCAAGGTGACGAAGGTCCGCAAGAGCTTCGCGAGGTGGGTGCTCGCGACCTGA
- a CDS encoding oligoribonuclease → MTDSKPTVAEGSEYVVFFEGGPSDGRTDTRISTNGSYDEEIVDYVLIDGLETGFVYTAGEAKMVGEQLQVHYSLDVKDSDPVDDPEDRNDDLDN, encoded by the coding sequence ATGACAGACAGCAAGCCCACCGTGGCCGAGGGATCCGAGTACGTCGTCTTCTTCGAGGGCGGACCGAGCGACGGCCGGACCGACACGCGCATCAGCACCAACGGCTCCTACGACGAGGAGATCGTCGACTACGTCCTGATCGACGGCCTCGAGACGGGCTTCGTCTACACCGCAGGCGAGGCGAAGATGGTCGGCGAGCAGCTGCAGGTGCACTACTCGCTCGACGTGAAGGACAGCGACCCCGTCGACGACCCTGAGGACCGCAACGACGACCTCGACAACTGA
- a CDS encoding single-stranded DNA-binding protein: MTDTITLTGIIATDPRVVTTEAGLDIASFRLASTHRRFDRVKDEWVDGDTNWYTVTAFRALGANAGQSLHKGERVVVLGRLRVRAWEAGDKSGTTVEVDADAIGHDLRWGRSAFVRSTSTAAAPSAGPDAAAGGAAGDAATAPGVGTPASSPAAPTGWAADDSPALDERGPASPGAAEEPGDGDPADAVARVGVPPF, encoded by the coding sequence ATGACAGACACCATCACCCTCACCGGGATCATCGCCACGGACCCTCGGGTCGTCACCACCGAGGCCGGCCTCGACATCGCCAGCTTCCGGCTCGCCTCGACCCACCGGCGCTTCGACCGCGTCAAGGACGAGTGGGTCGACGGCGACACGAACTGGTACACCGTCACCGCCTTCCGAGCGCTCGGGGCCAACGCGGGGCAGAGCCTCCACAAGGGCGAGCGGGTCGTCGTGCTCGGTCGCCTGCGGGTCCGTGCGTGGGAGGCCGGCGACAAGTCGGGCACGACCGTCGAGGTCGACGCGGACGCGATCGGCCACGACCTGCGCTGGGGCCGCTCTGCCTTCGTCCGGTCGACGTCGACCGCCGCCGCGCCTTCGGCCGGTCCCGACGCGGCCGCAGGAGGCGCGGCGGGCGACGCCGCGACCGCCCCCGGCGTCGGGACGCCCGCCTCCTCGCCCGCCGCCCCGACCGGCTGGGCTGCTGACGACAGCCCCGCCCTCGACGAGCGAGGCCCTGCGTCGCCCGGCGCCGCGGAGGAGCCCGGCGACGGCGACCCCGCAGACGCGGTCGCCCGGGTGGGCGTGCCTCCTTTCTGA
- a CDS encoding mechanosensitive ion channel family protein codes for MIDFLAAAPTDNPPVEFDWAAFWTMWGVPIRILAIIVVAVLLRVALHFMIRRVVDQVVSGIKRKQNVDDTQALIASPLQAVRVVQRTRTLGSVLNNVVTVLIAGVALVLVLGELSFDVVAIVGAASVVGAGLAFGAQNIVKDLLNGIFMVAEDQLGVGDVVDVGPATGVVEAVGIRVTQIRDVNGVLWFVRNGEILRVGNMSQGWTRVVIDLAVPYEADVDAVQEAMLKAATDMAALPKWGRSMIDSPEIWGLQSIAEEHVVIRIVSKARSSERDNVDRELRSRLKKATDELGITLPSLSSVVLTGFDGASSVQGARPPQTVPTPHVRPTKGKRS; via the coding sequence ATGATCGACTTCCTCGCTGCGGCGCCCACCGACAATCCCCCCGTCGAGTTCGACTGGGCGGCCTTCTGGACGATGTGGGGCGTGCCCATCCGCATCCTCGCGATCATCGTCGTCGCGGTGCTGCTGAGGGTCGCGCTGCACTTCATGATCCGCCGCGTCGTCGACCAGGTCGTCAGCGGCATCAAGCGCAAGCAGAACGTCGACGACACCCAGGCCCTGATCGCGTCGCCCCTGCAGGCGGTCCGCGTCGTGCAGCGCACGCGCACCCTCGGCAGCGTGCTCAACAACGTCGTCACGGTGCTGATCGCCGGCGTCGCGCTCGTCCTCGTGCTCGGCGAGCTGAGCTTCGACGTCGTCGCCATCGTCGGCGCGGCCAGCGTCGTGGGCGCCGGCCTCGCCTTCGGCGCGCAGAACATCGTGAAAGACCTGCTCAACGGCATCTTCATGGTCGCGGAAGACCAGCTGGGGGTCGGCGACGTCGTCGACGTCGGCCCGGCGACCGGCGTGGTCGAGGCCGTGGGCATCCGCGTCACCCAGATCCGCGACGTCAACGGCGTGCTCTGGTTCGTCCGCAACGGCGAGATCCTCCGGGTCGGCAACATGTCGCAGGGCTGGACCCGGGTCGTCATCGACCTCGCCGTGCCCTACGAGGCGGACGTCGACGCCGTCCAGGAGGCGATGCTCAAGGCCGCCACCGACATGGCGGCGCTGCCGAAGTGGGGGCGCAGCATGATCGACTCTCCCGAGATCTGGGGCCTGCAGTCGATCGCAGAAGAGCACGTCGTCATCCGCATCGTGTCGAAGGCCCGCTCGTCCGAGCGCGACAACGTCGACCGCGAGCTCCGGTCGCGCCTGAAGAAGGCGACGGACGAGCTCGGCATCACGCTGCCGTCCCTCAGCAGCGTCGTCCTCACCGGCTTCGACGGCGCCTCCTCGGTGCAGGGCGCACGCCCCCCGCAGACCGTGCCCACCCCGCACGTCCGACCCACGAAGGGCAAGCGCTCGTGA